A stretch of Castanea sativa cultivar Marrone di Chiusa Pesio chromosome 2, ASM4071231v1 DNA encodes these proteins:
- the LOC142623649 gene encoding plastid-lipid-associated protein 6, chloroplastic — protein MASLSLLPTFVSLSPSPSLSPSSSSSSSSSSSSVTCLSPSRIHTVTVHSPRWSRSAKRSLVPRSTLDEVSVIDPPPPPPPSEPKSELIESLKLKLLSAVSGLNRGLAATEDDLRKADAAAKELEDAGGLVDLSTELDKLQGRWKLIYSSAFSSRTLGGSRPGLPTGRLLPVTLGQVFQRIDILSKDFDNIAELELGAPWPLPPVQVTATLAHKFEVIGSAKIKITFEKTTVKTTGNLSQLPPLELPRIPDALRPPSNQGSGEFEVTYLDTDIRVTRGDRDELRVFVIS, from the exons ATggcctctctttctcttctgcCGACGTTTGTCTCTCTCTCACCATCGCCATCGttatcaccttcttcttcttcctcttcttcttcttcttcttcttctgttacGTGTCTTAGTCCCAGCAGAATTCACACTGTCACAGTCCATTCTCCAAGATGGTCTCGTTCAGCTAAGCGAAGCCTTGTCCCAAGATCAACTCTGGACGAGGTTTCTGTAATTGaccctccacctccacctccaccatcGGAACCCAAGTCTGAGCTCATTGAGTCTTTGAAGCTCAAATTACTG AGTGCTGTTTCTGGGCTGAATAGAGGTCTTGCTGCAACTGAGGATGATCTGCGAAAGGCAGATGCTGCTGCCAAGGAGCTTGAAGATGCTGGAGGGCTGGTGGACCTCTCAACTGAACTTGATAAGTTGCAAGGGAGATGGAAACTGATATATAGCAGTGCATTCTCATCTCGTACTCTTGGTGGAAGCCGTCCTGGACTGCCCACAGGAAGGCTACTTCCTGTAACTCTTGGTCAG GTTTTTCAACGGATTGACATCTTAAGTAAAGATTTTGATAATATAGCAGAGCTTGAATTAGGTGCTCCATGGCCCCTGCCACCTGTTCAAGTGACTGCCACATTAGCCCACAAATTTGAAGTCATAG GATCTGCAAAGATAAAAATCACATTTGAGAAGACTACTGTAAAGACCACTGGAAACTTGTCACAACTGCCACCATTAGAATTACCACGAATTCCAGATGCTTTAAGGCCTCCATCGAATCAAGGGAGTGGTGAATTTGAAGTAACCTATCTTGACACAGATATCCGCGTCACCAGAGGAGACAGAGACGAGCTTAGGGTTTTTGTTATCTCATAA